Below is a genomic region from Salinirussus salinus.
CCCCGGGCCGGCCGCGTCACGCCCGGCGAACCGGTCTGCGCAGACTTATGAGCGAGCAGCCCCAACAGCGTGTATGAGCGAACAGGAGCCGATCCCGGACTCGGAGGAGAAGTGGCGCGAGATACTCACCGACGAGGAGTACCGGGTGCTACGCGAGGCCGGCACCGAGCCGAAATTCAGCGGGGACCTGCTGGACGTCGACGAGGAGGGGACGTTCACCTGCGCCGGCTGCGGCGCGGAGCTGTTCGACTCCGAGGAGAAGTTCGAGTCCGGAACCGGGTGGCCGAGCTTCTGGGACGTCTACGAGGAGGGCAACATCGAGACGCGGCTGGACACCAGCCACGGGATGCGCCGGACGGAGGTCGTCTGTGCCCGGTGTGAGGGCCACCTCGGACACGTCTTCGACGACGGCCCCGAGCCGACCGGCAAGCGGTACTGCATCAACTCCGCCGCGCTGGACTTCGAACCGGAAGCCTGAGCGGGACCCGGGTCCGCGGCGGTCGATGCGGGTGCTGACTCAGTCGGCGCCCGGTTCGACGACCTCGTAACTGATGCCGTCGTCCCGGAGCTTGTCGGTGTGCGTCGAGAGCCGGTCGCTGGCCGCGAGCAGCAGTACGTCGAGCCCCTTGGCCGCGGCCTCGCGGACCGCCTCGGGCGTGCCAAAGCGGACGTCGGGGTCGAGGTCGGCCGCCCGCGCGAGCGCGAGCGCCTCCGGCCCGGCGACCGCGAGCAGGTCGTGGTCCCCGGCCAGCTCCGCGACCCGGGCGGCGTCGACCGCCCGGCTGCCCCCGTTGCGAACGCTCGGGACCGGCACGGCGGTGACCGCCCCGAGTTCGTAGTCGACGACACCCTCGAAGTCGGTGACGCCGACCTCCTGACCGGCGTCGGCTGCCGTCACCGCGACGGCCGTCGCGGAGCCTTCCTCGCCCGGAGCAGCGCGCAAGACGCCGTCGCGCATCGTCAGCGAGATGCGGTCGCCCTCGTCGATGGAGCCCGTCGCCAGCGCGCTCTCGACCTCGACCTCGTCGATGACTTCCTCGGAGACGTGGGAGACCAGCTCGCGGAGCCCGTCGGTCCGGGAGATGAGCCAGTCCACCCCTTCCTTGGTGACCTCGTAGCGCCCGCGGCCCAGCTTCTCGACCCACCCCTGGTCGACGAGCCCCTGGAGGTAGTTGCTGACCGCCTGGGAGGTGATGCCGATAGCGTCGGCGACCTCCTGCTGGCTGACGGCGGGCTGGCGGTCCGCGATCTGGACCAGGATACGGTACTGCGTCGCCGCACGCTTGCTGTCGAGGACGCTCCCCGGCTCCCCCTCGACGCTGTCACTCATCGGTTGTTCTCTGGGCGGGAAAAGACAAGTATTTTTGCACCCGCCGGGGCGCACTCCGTCTGAACCGGTACTCGACGGCGGGCAGCCGGGCCGGTCGGCGGGGATACAACTGAATTTTTCCCGGATCCAACGCAGATGGGGCTCGGGCGTGGCGACACGACGTGGATAGCCCCACAGCCGACCGATTTATTATCGATGATGATAACAAACGACTGGTGACGTGCTATCGGAGACCACACTCAAAATACGGCAGAAGAGCTCGAACCGTGGGGATCGTTCGAGCGGCTCGACCCGGAGCGTCTCGATGGTATCACTCGTGAGAACGAGAGGGCGCTGGCGACGGTCCGGAGTCCGGACGGGCTGACACGGGCGGACGGGAACGACGAGCGCCGGGTCGACCTCCCGGTCCTGATGGTCGTGACCGACGCGCGGCTGGTCTTCGTCCCTGCGGACGCGCCGGGGGCCGAGGAGGCCGGGGCGCTGGCATACGGCGACCTCGCGGGTGTCGACGTAGCGAACTCGCTCGCGCTCCGGTCGGTAGACGGGGTCACCTGGCAGTTGCCGGTCGAGGTGGACGAGCCGACCGCGGCCCACCTGGAGTGGGTCAGCGACGTCCGGGAGCGGGTCACGGACCTCGACGAGGACCTCGACAGTGCCGCGCGGCGGCTCGACGCCCTGACCGGGGAGCGCGCCTGGGACGACGCCGAAGAGGTGTACGAGCGACACCGCGGCCGCCTGGACCGGCTGCTCGGTTCCGTCCAGCGCAGCCCGCTCCCCGACGACAGGGTCGCGCCCGGACTGACGCGGATGGAGCGGACGCTGGAACGGGCCTACGCGTGGCTCTGTATCGCACGCGCGGAGTCACGGGTCGACCGCAGCCACGGGCCCTCCGCCGAGGAGGCCGGGTGCCGTGCGACGGACCCGGTGGCTGCTGCCCGGGAATTCCGCGACCGTGCCTGGAGCCGGGTCGAGGAGAGCCGACGTCCCGACGGGTTCCACTTCGGCGAAGAGCGCGAGCTCGAGACCGCACTCGACCAGCTCGACCTGGAGGTCGAGACGGCAGCGGTCGGAGCGGAGCTGTCCGCCGACGACACGCAAGCTCTCGAGGAGACGGAGGCGGGGGTCGACGGCGACCACTACCCCGAGACCCTCGAGTTGAGCGACGACTGAGCGCGACCGGCTTCGTGACACCTAAGAGGACCCCAGCCGGACAGACCGACGCGTGCGAGGGTAGCCAAGCCTGGAAACGGCGGCGGACTCAAGATCCGCTCCCGTAGGGGTCCAAGGGTTCAAATCCCTTCCCTCGCATGCGTGAGCACGAGCGGACGCGAGTGCTCCGCTGCACACGGAGGGAGTTGAACGCTGTCGGCGCCGCCGACTGAAGTTCAAATCCCTTCCCTCGCACTGCAGGACCCACGCGGTCCCTCGCCAGTGCGGAAGACCCGCGAGGCCGAACGGGAGGCCTCGTTGCGAGCGGGGAGCGCAGTGGCGACCCGCGAGCGGAGCGGTCTTCCCTCGCAAACCTTCTCCGGAACGACGCGACAGACGAGGGGCTCGCGGGGAGGGACGAGCACTCGGGTCGCTGTCGTCCGGAATCCGGCAGTATCCGGAGGATAACAATCCGGTCTGTCGGTGTCGGGGGGAGACCATGAGCGGGCTCTCGGTCGGAGTGGTCGGGTGTGGCTATCGGGCAACCGAATCACACCTGCCCATCTACCGCGAAACGGAGCTGCCGGTGACGGTCGACTGTGTCTGTGACCTCGACCGCGAGTTGGCGACGCGGGTCGCACGCCAGTTCGACGTCCCCACCGTGTACGACGACGTGTCCGAGATGCTCGGCGATGCGGACCTCGATGTCGTCAGCGTCTGCGTGCCCCCGCAGGCGCACTTCCCCGTCGCGCTCGAGGCACTACGAAACGGCTGTCACGTGTTCGTCGAGAAGCCGTTGACTCTCAGCGTCGAAACGTGCGACGAGCTGATACGGGCGGCCCGGGAGCGCGACCTGAAAATCGGGGTGATGCACAACATGCTCTACAACGAACCGTTCAGGGCCGCCAAACGGCGGATCTCCGCCGGCGAGATCGGGGAGGTGACCGGGGTCCGCACGCTTCTGACGAACCCCCGCGACGGACGGCTTTCGGAGCGGGACCACTGGTACCACGACCTCCCCGGCGGCCTCCTGACCGAGACGTTGCCACACGTCTCGTACATCGCGCTGGACCTGATGGGGTCGGTCGACGACGTGGCCGTCACCGCACAGCAGGCGACGACCTTCGAGTGGGCGCCACACGACGAGTTCGAGATCCTGTTCGAGGGGCCGGACATCATGTGCTCGACCCGTGTCTCCTATTCGGGGACCCTGCGAACGATGCGGGTCGACATCCTCGGAACCGACGGCCACCTCCAGGTCGACATGATGGCCAACGCGCTGTACCGGTTCGGCCTGACGAGTATGGACTTCCTCTCGCTCGGGGTCTACTCGCTGAGCCAGATCGGACAGCGGGTCCGGCACCTGCTGGGCAATGTCGCGGCCGTCGTCGCGGGGGACGCAACCGCCGGGTCGAGGGTCGTCATCGATGGGTTCCTCGAGAGTGTCCTCCGGGACCGGGCGCCGCCCGTCGACGGCGAGGACGG
It encodes:
- a CDS encoding Gfo/Idh/MocA family protein, whose translation is MSGLSVGVVGCGYRATESHLPIYRETELPVTVDCVCDLDRELATRVARQFDVPTVYDDVSEMLGDADLDVVSVCVPPQAHFPVALEALRNGCHVFVEKPLTLSVETCDELIRAARERDLKIGVMHNMLYNEPFRAAKRRISAGEIGEVTGVRTLLTNPRDGRLSERDHWYHDLPGGLLTETLPHVSYIALDLMGSVDDVAVTAQQATTFEWAPHDEFEILFEGPDIMCSTRVSYSGTLRTMRVDILGTDGHLQVDMMANALYRFGLTSMDFLSLGVYSLSQIGQRVRHLLGNVAAVVAGDATAGSRVVIDGFLESVLRDRAPPVDGEDGRRSVAVLEETIQRYETNYGG
- the msrB gene encoding peptide-methionine (R)-S-oxide reductase MsrB, translating into MSEQEPIPDSEEKWREILTDEEYRVLREAGTEPKFSGDLLDVDEEGTFTCAGCGAELFDSEEKFESGTGWPSFWDVYEEGNIETRLDTSHGMRRTEVVCARCEGHLGHVFDDGPEPTGKRYCINSAALDFEPEA
- a CDS encoding DUF7839 domain-containing protein; translation: MSDSVEGEPGSVLDSKRAATQYRILVQIADRQPAVSQQEVADAIGITSQAVSNYLQGLVDQGWVEKLGRGRYEVTKEGVDWLISRTDGLRELVSHVSEEVIDEVEVESALATGSIDEGDRISLTMRDGVLRAAPGEEGSATAVAVTAADAGQEVGVTDFEGVVDYELGAVTAVPVPSVRNGGSRAVDAARVAELAGDHDLLAVAGPEALALARAADLDPDVRFGTPEAVREAAAKGLDVLLLAASDRLSTHTDKLRDDGISYEVVEPGAD